The following are encoded in a window of Pseudofrancisella aestuarii genomic DNA:
- a CDS encoding rhodanese-related sulfurtransferase encodes MSQIVVCAMYKFVTLEDFEAMRQPLLDVMIKNNVKGTLLLANEGINGTVAGTRDGINSLLEYLKSDSRLADIDHKESFHEQMPFYRSKVKLKKEIVTLGVNEIDPNKVCGKYVKPKDWNALISDPETLLIDTRNEYEIEIGTFKNAVNPHTENFRDFPEYVDENLDPKKHKKVAMFCTGGIRCEKSTALLKAKGFDEVYHLQGGILKYLEEVPKEETMWEGECFVFDSRVAVNHDLEKGNYDQCFACRMPITEEDKKRPEYVKGISCHHCYDKASEKQKARFAEREKQSQLAAEKGFLHVGDEAKELAKLNKIKKQQAREAAREKNKK; translated from the coding sequence ATGTCACAAATAGTTGTATGTGCGATGTATAAGTTTGTTACATTAGAAGACTTTGAGGCAATGCGTCAGCCTCTTTTAGATGTGATGATAAAGAATAATGTTAAAGGTACTCTACTTTTAGCAAATGAAGGAATCAATGGTACTGTTGCAGGAACTCGTGATGGTATAAATAGTTTATTAGAGTATTTAAAGTCAGACTCTCGTTTAGCTGATATTGATCACAAAGAATCATTCCATGAGCAGATGCCTTTTTATCGCTCAAAAGTTAAACTAAAAAAAGAGATCGTAACTTTAGGTGTTAATGAGATTGATCCAAATAAAGTTTGTGGCAAATATGTAAAACCAAAAGACTGGAATGCTTTAATCTCCGACCCTGAAACTCTACTTATAGATACTCGTAATGAATATGAGATAGAGATTGGTACATTTAAAAATGCTGTAAATCCTCACACAGAAAACTTCCGTGATTTTCCTGAGTATGTCGACGAGAATTTAGACCCTAAAAAACATAAAAAAGTGGCTATGTTTTGTACAGGTGGTATTAGATGTGAAAAGTCTACCGCTCTACTAAAAGCTAAAGGCTTTGATGAAGTTTATCATCTACAGGGTGGAATCCTAAAATATTTAGAAGAAGTGCCAAAAGAAGAAACTATGTGGGAAGGTGAATGCTTTGTATTCGATTCAAGAGTTGCAGTTAACCACGATCTTGAAAAAGGTAACTATGATCAATGTTTTGCTTGCCGTATGCCAATTACAGAAGAGGATAAAAAGCGTCCTGAATATGTTAAAGGTATAAGCTGCCATCATTGTTATGATAAAGCTAGTGAAAAGCAAAAAGCTCGTTTTGCTGAACGTGAAAAGCAATCTCAACTAGCAGCAGAAAAAGGTTTTTTACACGTTGGTGATGAAGCCAAAGAGTTAGCAAAATTAAACAAAATTAAAAAGCAGCAAGCTAGAGAAGCTGCTCGTGAGAAAAATAAGAAATAA